A stretch of Paludisphaera borealis DNA encodes these proteins:
- a CDS encoding fatty acid desaturase family protein has protein sequence MASIVEAATAGGQDESWEQVHSALVPLLRADNSTNIAYLAAEYVGLVGSLAGCFWLYGAWTGGALSTSAFAGLAVVGIVVVAVFQHRLSGLGHEGSHYALFRNRLANELASDVFCMFPLMAMTQRFRVTHLGHHQFLNDPVRDPDAARLHFDGDRYPFPMPKSRFWYRYVALSAWLPSLLRYLYGQAKNANVTAGLREPKGVYRFRVGRCLRGAYWLPMLSFVHLTGSWPIFFLFWVVPLVTVYPFLMQLREIAHHSNATDEGEFTHSRNFHCNPIFNFCVFPYGQDYHLTHHVFGLMPHYNLARAHTILLRYRPYREQAVSCHGYFFRRWGKPGPTVLDVMAKKRGPESARA, from the coding sequence ATGGCGAGCATCGTAGAGGCGGCGACGGCGGGCGGTCAGGACGAGAGCTGGGAGCAAGTGCATAGCGCGCTGGTTCCATTGCTCCGGGCCGACAACTCCACGAACATCGCGTATCTGGCGGCCGAGTACGTCGGCCTGGTCGGGTCGCTCGCGGGCTGTTTCTGGCTCTACGGGGCGTGGACCGGAGGCGCGCTGTCGACCTCGGCCTTTGCGGGCCTGGCGGTGGTGGGAATCGTGGTGGTGGCGGTGTTTCAGCACCGACTGTCGGGGCTTGGGCACGAAGGGTCGCACTACGCCTTGTTTCGCAACCGGCTGGCCAACGAGCTGGCGTCGGACGTCTTCTGCATGTTCCCGTTGATGGCGATGACCCAGCGGTTTCGGGTCACGCACCTGGGGCACCACCAGTTCCTCAACGACCCCGTTCGCGACCCGGACGCGGCCCGGCTGCATTTCGACGGCGACCGGTATCCGTTCCCGATGCCCAAATCGCGGTTCTGGTATCGCTACGTGGCGCTGTCGGCCTGGCTGCCCTCGCTGCTGCGATACCTCTACGGACAGGCCAAGAACGCCAACGTGACGGCCGGCCTACGCGAGCCGAAGGGGGTGTATCGGTTCCGCGTCGGCCGCTGCCTGCGCGGGGCGTACTGGCTGCCGATGCTCAGCTTCGTGCACCTGACGGGCTCGTGGCCGATCTTCTTCCTGTTCTGGGTCGTCCCGCTGGTGACGGTTTATCCGTTCTTGATGCAGCTTCGCGAGATCGCGCATCACAGCAACGCGACGGATGAAGGGGAGTTCACGCACTCGCGCAACTTCCACTGCAACCCGATCTTCAACTTCTGCGTCTTCCCGTACGGACAGGACTACCACCTGACGCACCACGTCTTCGGGCTGATGCCGCACTACAACCTCGCCCGGGCGCACACGATCCTGCTGCGATACCGGCCGTACCGCGAGCAGGCGGTTTCGTGCCACGGCTACTTCTTCCGAAGGTGGGGCAAGCCCGGGCCGACGGTTCTGGACGTGATGGCGAAGAAGCGCGGGCCGGAGTCGGCCCGCGCCTGA
- the asnB gene encoding asparagine synthase (glutamine-hydrolyzing) — protein sequence MCGIAGAFDLQGRREFPTSRLLAMTAAIAHRGPEDEQVHIEPGVALGARRLAIVDLAGGRQPLSNEDGTVWVAQNGEIFEYPELQQELIARGHTLSTRCDTELWVHLYEDLGQGMFAKTRGQFAVSLWDRKERTLILGRDRVGICPLYYAEVDGWLIWGSEIKAILASGMIDARPDRKGIDVFFNTFCASTSRTFFEGIKIIPPGRYLVVRDGRIAMKQYWDLDFPDAGQERRLSDPTPLIDELEHLMRQAVERRLRGDVPVVSYISGGLDSTVVLGLSSRERGYAVPSFTIGLNRAGPDERSQAAESAEALGSKLTMVTMDRTDIINAYPELIRAAEGPVMDSSAACLMQLAKAVHQQGYKVALTGEGADEALAGYPWFKTQQIRQKLINRFGTGIPSAIRNMVVGSMRGNPAHLPTRYATQGFRTAQQDVYDLMAQARSFVYSGDMWNHLGSYSVYEDLGIDHDRFKHWAPLNQSLYVGYKVMLAGLLLHGKGDRVAMNSSVEGRYPLLDDDVIAFCASIAPEYKLKGLTDKWILRQVAARTLPKKIANRPKTMFRASRSEAFFDKGRPAWVDQLLSRESLAKTGYFDPDGVIRERQALAGRLRFTPRRIIMDLSLTCVAATQLWHHTFFGGGLCDLPSWSPERVSPAAHPTLNGSSTHRETLSTRN from the coding sequence ATGTGCGGCATCGCAGGGGCTTTTGACTTACAGGGTCGGCGCGAGTTCCCGACGTCTCGTCTCCTGGCGATGACCGCCGCGATCGCGCATCGCGGGCCGGAGGACGAGCAGGTCCACATCGAGCCGGGGGTCGCCCTCGGCGCGCGCCGGCTGGCGATCGTCGACCTCGCGGGGGGGCGGCAACCCCTCTCCAACGAGGACGGCACGGTCTGGGTCGCGCAGAACGGCGAGATTTTCGAGTACCCCGAGCTTCAGCAAGAGCTGATCGCGCGAGGCCACACGCTCTCGACCCGCTGCGACACCGAACTCTGGGTCCACCTTTACGAGGACCTGGGGCAGGGGATGTTCGCCAAGACGCGCGGGCAGTTCGCGGTCTCGCTCTGGGACCGCAAAGAGCGGACGCTGATCCTGGGCCGCGACCGCGTGGGCATCTGCCCGCTCTATTACGCCGAGGTCGACGGCTGGCTGATCTGGGGGTCGGAGATCAAGGCGATCCTGGCCTCGGGGATGATCGACGCCCGGCCCGACCGCAAGGGGATCGACGTTTTCTTCAACACGTTCTGCGCCAGCACGTCGCGGACGTTCTTCGAGGGGATCAAGATCATCCCGCCGGGGCGGTATCTGGTCGTCCGCGACGGCCGGATCGCGATGAAGCAGTACTGGGACCTCGACTTCCCCGACGCCGGCCAGGAGCGCCGGCTGAGCGACCCGACGCCGTTGATCGACGAGCTGGAGCACCTGATGCGCCAGGCGGTCGAGCGTCGGCTGCGGGGTGACGTGCCGGTGGTCAGCTACATCAGCGGCGGGCTCGACTCGACTGTCGTCCTGGGGCTCAGTTCGCGCGAGCGGGGCTACGCGGTGCCGTCGTTCACGATCGGCCTGAACCGCGCCGGGCCCGACGAGCGGTCGCAGGCCGCCGAGTCGGCCGAGGCGCTCGGGTCGAAGCTGACGATGGTGACGATGGACCGCACCGACATCATCAACGCCTATCCCGAGCTGATCCGGGCGGCCGAGGGACCGGTGATGGACTCGTCGGCCGCCTGCCTGATGCAACTGGCCAAGGCCGTGCATCAGCAAGGCTACAAGGTCGCGCTGACCGGCGAAGGGGCCGACGAAGCCCTCGCCGGCTACCCGTGGTTCAAGACCCAGCAGATCCGCCAGAAGCTCATCAATCGCTTTGGCACGGGGATTCCCTCGGCGATCCGCAACATGGTCGTGGGCTCGATGCGCGGCAATCCCGCCCACCTGCCGACGCGATACGCCACCCAGGGCTTCCGGACCGCCCAGCAAGACGTCTACGATCTGATGGCTCAGGCGCGGTCGTTCGTCTATTCGGGCGACATGTGGAACCACCTCGGTTCGTATTCGGTCTATGAAGACCTGGGGATCGACCACGACCGGTTCAAGCATTGGGCGCCGCTGAACCAGTCGCTCTACGTCGGCTACAAGGTGATGCTGGCGGGGCTGTTGCTCCACGGCAAGGGAGACCGGGTGGCGATGAACTCGTCGGTCGAGGGGCGGTATCCGCTGCTCGACGACGACGTGATCGCCTTCTGCGCGTCGATCGCCCCCGAGTACAAGCTGAAGGGCCTGACCGACAAGTGGATCTTGCGGCAGGTCGCCGCGCGGACGCTCCCCAAGAAGATCGCCAACCGTCCCAAGACCATGTTCCGCGCCAGCCGTTCCGAGGCGTTCTTCGACAAGGGCCGGCCCGCCTGGGTCGACCAGCTCCTCAGCCGCGAGTCGCTCGCGAAGACCGGCTATTTCGATCCCGACGGTGTCATCCGCGAACGCCAGGCCCTCGCCGGCCGGCTGCGGTTCACGCCCCGGCGGATTATCATGGACCTCAGCCTGACCTGCGTGGCCGCCACCCAACTCTGGCACCACACCTTCTTCGGCGGCGGACTCTGCGACCTGCCATCGTGGTCGCCGGAACGCGTCAGCCCCGCCGCGCATCCTACTTTGAACGGCTCGTCGACCCATCGAGAAACCCTCTCGACGCGGAACTGA
- a CDS encoding dienelactone hydrolase family protein produces the protein MHDERTAAATETGTGTDFSRRGFVVTSLATGFALAVQPVSAQTITTDSDGLVAGEVKIPTKDGQIPAYRAQPKGDGPFPVVLVVQEIFGVHEHIKDVCRRFAKLGALAIAPELYARQGDVSKLTDFGAIRPIVAKVPDAQVMSDLDAAVDFAKGSKGDVSKLGITGFCWGGRIVWLYSAHNPAVKAGVAWYGRLVGDPDELHPKSPVELADKLNAPILGLYGGADTGIPIESIEKMREAIKAAAKTAEIHVYPDTPHAFFADYRPSYRKEQAEDGWKRLQEWFKKNGVL, from the coding sequence ATGCACGACGAACGGACGGCGGCGGCGACCGAGACCGGAACCGGGACGGACTTTTCGAGGCGAGGCTTCGTGGTCACCTCGCTGGCGACGGGCTTCGCGCTCGCGGTCCAGCCGGTCTCCGCGCAGACCATCACGACCGACTCCGACGGCCTTGTCGCCGGCGAGGTCAAGATCCCCACGAAAGACGGCCAGATCCCGGCGTACCGGGCTCAGCCCAAGGGCGACGGACCGTTTCCGGTGGTGCTGGTCGTGCAGGAGATTTTCGGCGTCCACGAGCACATCAAGGACGTCTGCCGGCGGTTCGCCAAGCTCGGCGCCCTCGCGATCGCGCCCGAGCTGTACGCCCGCCAGGGGGACGTCTCCAAGCTGACAGACTTCGGCGCCATCCGCCCGATCGTAGCGAAGGTCCCGGACGCCCAGGTGATGTCGGACCTCGACGCAGCGGTGGACTTCGCCAAGGGGTCGAAGGGGGACGTCTCGAAGCTGGGGATCACCGGCTTCTGCTGGGGCGGCCGGATCGTCTGGCTGTACTCCGCCCACAACCCGGCGGTCAAGGCGGGCGTGGCCTGGTACGGCCGACTGGTCGGCGACCCCGACGAGTTGCACCCCAAGAGTCCCGTCGAGCTGGCCGACAAGCTGAACGCCCCGATCCTCGGGCTCTACGGCGGGGCCGACACCGGCATCCCGATCGAGTCGATTGAGAAGATGCGCGAGGCGATCAAGGCGGCGGCCAAGACGGCCGAGATTCACGTCTACCCCGACACCCCGCACGCCTTCTTCGCCGACTACCGGCCGAGCTACCGCAAGGAGCAGGCCGAGGACGGCTGGAAACGGCTCCAAGAGTGGTTCAAGAAGAACGGCGTTCTCTAA
- a CDS encoding zinc metallopeptidase — protein MFFGTDPLYLLLVMPALALAAWAQARIVSAYREGSRVQASSGVSGAEAAAAIMRSGGVHNVTIEPIQGQLTDHYDPSKKVLRLSVSNYQDHSLAALGVAAHEAGHAIQDAHHYPLLVVRNLIVPLAALGSNASFLFLTAGLLLQSMKLVWAAIALFSLAVLFQIVNLPVEFDASRRAREQLQADNLITADEDAVVGKVLNAAAMTYVAGTLTGVLQLAYFVIRSGALRRGGDRSA, from the coding sequence ATGTTCTTCGGAACCGACCCGCTGTACTTGCTTCTGGTCATGCCGGCTCTGGCCCTTGCGGCCTGGGCCCAGGCCCGGATCGTCTCGGCTTACCGCGAGGGGTCGCGCGTCCAGGCGTCGTCGGGGGTCTCGGGGGCCGAGGCCGCAGCGGCGATCATGCGGTCGGGAGGCGTCCACAACGTGACGATCGAGCCGATCCAGGGGCAGCTCACCGACCATTACGACCCTTCCAAGAAGGTGCTCCGACTGTCGGTGAGCAACTACCAGGACCACTCGCTCGCCGCGCTCGGGGTCGCCGCCCACGAGGCGGGCCACGCGATCCAGGACGCCCACCACTACCCCTTGCTGGTCGTCCGCAACCTGATCGTCCCGCTGGCGGCGCTCGGCTCCAACGCTTCGTTCCTGTTCCTGACCGCCGGGCTCCTCCTCCAGTCGATGAAGCTCGTCTGGGCGGCGATCGCCCTCTTCTCGCTGGCCGTGCTGTTCCAGATCGTCAACCTGCCGGTCGAGTTCGACGCCAGCCGACGCGCCCGCGAGCAGCTTCAGGCCGACAACCTGATCACGGCCGACGAGGACGCCGTCGTAGGCAAGGTCCTCAACGCCGCCGCGATGACCTACGTCGCCGGGACCCTCACGGGCGTCCTTCAACTCGCCTACTTCGTGATCCGCTCCGGCGCGCTGCGGCGGGGCGGCGATCGCTCGGCCTGA
- a CDS encoding class I SAM-dependent methyltransferase: MNQTLGTIGGLARVATLCLLTAAPVAWAQQPGPGTATPGAERPKAKAKPKADATQADPPKPKARRDRPGFYMGRRIADVMSWQGAEWLYRETRIEEEQPEAMLDALEIVPGSTVADVGTGAGYHSIRLARRVGDGGAVLATDVQPEMLELLRENARTAGIENIRPLLATQRDTKLPAGKVDLILMVDVYHEVSSPEVLLAGLHKALRPGGRLVLVEFRGEDPEVPIKPEHKMTLKQVRREVEPQGFRFQRSLEFLPWQHVIIFEKPKPDEKAEAPAETLKPEPAKP; this comes from the coding sequence ATGAACCAGACCCTCGGGACGATCGGCGGGCTCGCCCGCGTGGCGACGCTCTGCCTGCTGACGGCCGCCCCGGTCGCCTGGGCCCAGCAGCCCGGGCCCGGGACGGCGACCCCGGGGGCCGAGCGACCGAAGGCGAAGGCGAAGCCGAAAGCCGACGCCACGCAGGCCGATCCGCCGAAGCCGAAGGCTCGTCGTGATCGGCCCGGCTTCTACATGGGCCGGCGGATCGCCGACGTGATGTCATGGCAAGGGGCCGAATGGCTCTACCGTGAGACCCGGATCGAGGAGGAGCAGCCCGAGGCGATGCTCGACGCCCTCGAAATCGTCCCCGGTTCGACCGTGGCCGACGTCGGAACGGGGGCCGGCTACCACAGCATCCGCCTGGCGCGTCGGGTCGGCGACGGCGGCGCCGTCCTCGCGACCGACGTCCAGCCCGAGATGCTAGAGCTGCTCCGGGAGAACGCGCGGACCGCCGGGATCGAGAACATCAGGCCCCTCCTCGCCACCCAGCGCGACACCAAGCTGCCCGCCGGCAAGGTCGACCTGATCCTGATGGTCGACGTCTACCACGAGGTCTCCAGCCCCGAGGTTCTGCTGGCCGGGCTCCACAAGGCGCTTCGGCCCGGGGGCCGGCTGGTGCTGGTCGAGTTCCGGGGCGAAGACCCGGAGGTGCCGATCAAGCCCGAACACAAGATGACGCTCAAGCAGGTCCGCCGCGAGGTCGAACCCCAGGGCTTCCGGTTTCAGCGGTCGCTCGAATTCCTCCCCTGGCAGCACGTCATCATCTTCGAGAAGCCGAAGCCGGACGAGAAGGCCGAGGCCCCGGCGGAAACCCTAAAACCCGAGCCCGCCAAGCCTTGA
- a CDS encoding glycosyltransferase family 2 protein, whose translation MIDEERRDWLIKNLGESFCRKIGVYPIPDDFVLSVVIPVYNEKKTIHEILRRVRAVPIRKQIIIVDDCSKDGTADVLRELAKTDDDLTVAFHQVNQGKGAALRTGFKHAVGTVVIVQDADLEYEPEQYPQLLQPIIEGKADVVFGSRFVGETHRVLYFWHSVGNKALTLLSNMFTNLNLTDMEVCYKLFRREIIQGITLKSNRFGFEPEVTAKVARFKMKDENGQERACRIYEIPVSYHGRTYREGKKIGVKDGFQALYCIIRYAFGD comes from the coding sequence GTGATCGACGAAGAGCGTCGCGACTGGTTGATCAAGAACCTGGGCGAGTCGTTCTGCCGGAAGATCGGCGTCTACCCGATCCCCGACGACTTCGTCCTCTCGGTCGTGATCCCGGTCTACAACGAGAAGAAGACGATCCACGAGATCCTCCGACGGGTCCGCGCGGTGCCGATCCGCAAGCAGATCATCATCGTCGACGACTGCTCGAAGGACGGAACCGCCGACGTCCTTCGCGAGCTGGCCAAGACCGACGACGATCTGACCGTCGCGTTCCATCAGGTCAACCAGGGCAAAGGCGCGGCGCTCCGGACCGGGTTCAAGCACGCGGTCGGCACCGTGGTCATCGTCCAGGACGCCGACCTCGAGTACGAGCCGGAGCAGTACCCCCAGTTGCTCCAGCCGATCATCGAGGGCAAGGCCGACGTGGTCTTCGGCTCGCGCTTCGTCGGCGAGACCCACCGGGTGCTCTACTTCTGGCACTCGGTCGGCAACAAAGCCCTCACGCTGCTGTCGAACATGTTCACCAATCTGAATCTCACGGACATGGAGGTTTGCTACAAGCTCTTCCGCCGCGAGATCATCCAGGGGATCACGCTCAAGAGCAACCGGTTCGGCTTCGAGCCCGAGGTGACGGCCAAGGTGGCTCGGTTCAAGATGAAGGACGAGAACGGCCAGGAGCGCGCGTGCCGGATTTACGAGATCCCGGTCTCGTACCACGGGCGGACCTACCGCGAGGGGAAGAAGATCGGCGTCAAGGACGGCTTCCAGGCCCTCTACTGCATCATCCGGTATGCGTTCGGCGATTGA
- a CDS encoding alpha/beta hydrolase yields MKTCVFVAALVVLSSSAGAQPQRKSFPIWPGVAPGSESWTQKEIEFIEPQSKEVWLRNVVTPTLTAYRPEPAKDTGVAVIVVPGGGLSFSRWTNAVEIADWLASRGISAFVLKHRLKDTGTTDDDLKRYMNEHYKLMELIAGAANRGEPLPALDGKLVSMIEFGAEDVRQAVRSLRKDAKAWGVKSDRIGVMGLSSGGVLAMGAAVEHDAESRPDFISPIYAPWFTKTAQAPAKAAPSFIGAKVPSDAPPVFIVVASDDLITVSGSLLIYNTWRTAGRSAEMHVYAVGGHGFGVKPQGLPVDGWLERFADWLKLRGEVAR; encoded by the coding sequence ATGAAAACATGCGTGTTCGTGGCTGCTCTTGTCGTCCTGTCGAGTTCCGCCGGCGCTCAGCCTCAGCGGAAGAGCTTCCCGATCTGGCCAGGCGTTGCGCCGGGCTCAGAGAGCTGGACGCAAAAGGAAATCGAGTTCATCGAGCCGCAGAGCAAGGAAGTCTGGCTCCGAAACGTCGTTACACCGACATTGACCGCCTATCGGCCGGAACCTGCAAAGGACACGGGCGTAGCGGTCATCGTCGTGCCCGGCGGCGGGCTTTCGTTTTCGAGGTGGACCAACGCCGTCGAGATCGCCGACTGGCTGGCTTCCAGGGGGATTTCCGCGTTCGTGCTCAAGCATCGGTTGAAAGACACGGGGACGACCGATGATGATCTCAAGCGGTACATGAACGAGCACTACAAGCTCATGGAACTCATCGCTGGCGCGGCCAACCGAGGCGAACCTCTGCCGGCTCTCGACGGCAAGCTGGTCTCGATGATCGAGTTCGGCGCGGAAGATGTCCGCCAGGCCGTCCGCTCCCTCCGCAAGGACGCGAAGGCATGGGGCGTAAAGTCCGACCGAATCGGAGTGATGGGGCTTTCATCGGGAGGAGTTCTCGCGATGGGCGCGGCTGTCGAACACGACGCCGAGAGCCGGCCGGACTTCATTTCGCCGATCTACGCGCCATGGTTCACTAAGACCGCCCAGGCGCCAGCCAAAGCGGCCCCTTCGTTCATCGGGGCCAAGGTCCCGTCCGATGCGCCCCCCGTGTTCATCGTGGTCGCGTCCGACGATCTCATCACCGTGTCGGGATCGCTGCTGATCTACAACACCTGGCGGACGGCCGGTCGGTCGGCGGAAATGCACGTCTACGCCGTGGGCGGCCACGGGTTCGGTGTGAAACCGCAGGGTCTGCCGGTCGACGGTTGGCTTGAAAGGTTCGCCGATTGGCTCAAATTGCGGGGCGAGGTGGCTCGGTGA
- a CDS encoding SMP-30/gluconolactonase/LRE family protein, whose translation MKPLLVLAFALACASDGVVDDLAGTGQPGFSGDGGPAVQAVVNQPFDLVYNAAGDLFFADTGNHRVRRVDATTGVVTTIAGNGEKGFSGDGGPATAARMDEPYGLAIDPDGNLYFADRLNRRIRRVDAKTAAIATIAGDGSNASSGDSGPGVKAGIVEPNDVALDGRGQLAIADVSGHRVRVLDLSTGIISTLAGDGRGRHSGDGGPAKSASLSGPRAIRFTPDGALLILERNGNTLRSVSTDGMITTIAGNGKKGYQGDGGPAKDASFDGPKELDLDAQGNILIVDTENNAIRRVDSRTGVVSTVAKGLDRPHGVAFAPDGTSFVIGDTLNHRLRRVRPKP comes from the coding sequence ATGAAGCCTCTGCTTGTTCTCGCGTTCGCTCTCGCCTGCGCCTCCGACGGGGTCGTCGACGACCTGGCCGGAACCGGCCAGCCTGGTTTTTCCGGCGACGGCGGCCCGGCCGTTCAGGCGGTTGTCAACCAGCCGTTCGACCTCGTCTACAACGCCGCCGGCGACCTCTTCTTCGCCGACACCGGGAACCACCGCGTCCGCCGGGTCGACGCCACGACCGGCGTGGTCACGACCATCGCGGGCAACGGCGAGAAAGGCTTCTCGGGCGACGGCGGCCCGGCGACGGCCGCTCGCATGGACGAACCCTACGGCCTCGCGATCGACCCGGACGGGAACCTCTATTTCGCCGACCGGCTCAACCGCCGGATTCGCCGGGTCGACGCCAAGACCGCCGCGATCGCGACCATCGCCGGCGACGGCTCGAACGCCAGCTCGGGCGACAGCGGACCGGGCGTGAAAGCCGGCATCGTCGAGCCCAACGACGTGGCCCTCGACGGCCGCGGCCAGCTCGCCATCGCCGACGTCTCCGGCCACCGCGTCCGCGTGCTCGACCTGTCCACGGGGATCATCTCAACCCTCGCCGGCGACGGCCGGGGCCGCCACTCGGGCGACGGCGGCCCCGCCAAGAGCGCCTCGTTGAGCGGTCCGCGCGCGATCCGGTTCACGCCCGACGGCGCCCTTCTGATCCTCGAACGCAACGGCAACACCTTGCGCTCGGTTTCCACCGATGGGATGATCACGACCATCGCCGGCAACGGCAAGAAGGGATACCAGGGCGACGGCGGTCCCGCCAAGGACGCCTCGTTCGACGGCCCCAAGGAACTCGACCTCGACGCGCAGGGGAACATCCTGATCGTCGACACCGAGAACAACGCCATCCGCCGCGTCGACTCCAGGACCGGCGTCGTTTCGACCGTCGCGAAGGGGCTCGACCGCCCGCACGGCGTCGCCTTCGCCCCCGACGGCACCTCGTTCGTGATCGGCGACACGCTCAACCACCGCCTCCGCCGCGTGCGGCCGAAGCCCTGA
- a CDS encoding DCC1-like thiol-disulfide oxidoreductase family protein, with protein MRRLLTDAVDYLSDLTTAVRDGWSRFFFRPADPTALGLIRIATGLLALWSLFVLGLDLHAYLGSQGWVDAESTRQALQPFAWSFWFFVPDSMLRLVWAACLVVFALFTVGLFSRTTAVLAWIVVVSTVRRAPFALFGFDQILSLLTLYLAVCGASGQAFSLDRFLRRYRQARAAAAMPGKPGVGRLVSPLDPGVPRSTIAANLGLRLIQLHLVFIYGMAGLAKLQGPSWWNGMAIWGTMTAGEFAALDFTGLAAWPKLLNLLTHGSLALELLYPIFIWTGLTRPLMIVGAALLHLGIAVVSPGLTEFGLAMIAGNLAFVSGVWLRGLATGGADEQPALRVLFDGACPRCRASMALITAADPDHVVEPVDLTTADLATIDRRLTRDACMKAMHVVSRGGKLRSGFDAVTMIGRRLPLFQPLAILGSLPGVVHLGRNVYNRIAASRPREAPCTDEVCAIPAPVSSATPNSARSGPSADPRDAPRPDSQTVKHP; from the coding sequence GTGCGACGGCTTCTGACCGATGCGGTGGACTATCTGTCGGACCTGACGACGGCCGTCCGCGACGGCTGGTCGCGGTTCTTCTTCCGCCCGGCCGACCCGACGGCCCTGGGCCTGATCCGGATCGCCACCGGCCTGCTGGCGCTCTGGAGCCTGTTCGTCCTGGGGCTCGACCTGCACGCGTACCTCGGTTCGCAAGGCTGGGTCGACGCCGAGTCGACCCGCCAGGCGCTTCAGCCGTTCGCCTGGTCGTTCTGGTTCTTCGTCCCCGACTCGATGCTCCGGCTGGTTTGGGCCGCCTGCCTGGTCGTCTTCGCCCTCTTCACTGTAGGGCTGTTCAGCCGGACGACGGCCGTGCTCGCCTGGATCGTCGTCGTCTCGACGGTCCGCCGCGCGCCGTTCGCCCTCTTCGGCTTCGACCAGATCCTCTCGCTGCTGACGCTCTACCTGGCGGTCTGCGGCGCGAGCGGGCAGGCGTTCTCGCTCGACCGCTTTCTACGGAGGTATCGCCAGGCGCGGGCGGCGGCGGCGATGCCCGGCAAGCCCGGCGTCGGCCGGCTGGTCTCGCCCCTCGACCCCGGCGTCCCTCGGTCGACGATCGCGGCGAACCTCGGCCTCCGGCTGATCCAGCTTCACCTGGTTTTCATCTACGGCATGGCGGGCCTGGCGAAGCTTCAGGGGCCGTCGTGGTGGAACGGAATGGCCATCTGGGGGACCATGACGGCCGGCGAGTTCGCAGCGCTCGACTTCACCGGCCTGGCCGCGTGGCCGAAGCTCCTGAACCTCCTGACCCACGGAAGCCTGGCGCTCGAATTGCTTTATCCGATTTTCATCTGGACTGGGCTCACCCGACCGTTGATGATCGTCGGCGCGGCGCTCTTGCACCTGGGGATCGCGGTCGTCTCTCCTGGCCTGACCGAGTTCGGCCTGGCGATGATCGCGGGGAACCTCGCCTTCGTCTCGGGCGTCTGGCTACGAGGGTTGGCGACGGGCGGGGCCGACGAGCAGCCGGCGCTTCGCGTTCTCTTCGACGGCGCCTGTCCGCGGTGCCGGGCCTCGATGGCTCTGATCACGGCCGCCGACCCCGACCACGTCGTTGAGCCCGTCGACTTGACGACCGCCGACCTGGCGACCATCGATCGCCGCCTGACCCGCGACGCCTGCATGAAGGCGATGCACGTCGTGTCGCGGGGGGGCAAATTGAGGTCCGGCTTCGACGCCGTCACGATGATCGGCCGTCGGCTTCCGCTCTTTCAGCCGCTGGCGATCCTGGGGAGCCTGCCGGGGGTCGTCCATCTAGGACGCAACGTATACAATCGAATTGCGGCCTCTCGACCGCGCGAGGCGCCTTGCACCGATGAAGTTTGTGCCATTCCCGCTCCAGTCTCGTCGGCGACTCCCAATTCCGCCCGTTCCGGACCTTCAGCCGATCCTCGGGACGCGCCGAGACCCGACTCGCAAACGGTGAAGCACCCATGA
- a CDS encoding TfoX/Sxy family protein → MPFSESLAARTRDALVREKDISEKKMFGGLCFLLHGKLLVGVYGDSLLLRLGPDGAKAALKEPHVRQMDMGGRPMKGWVIVEPEGVDADRQLAGWIERAVEFVMTIL, encoded by the coding sequence TTGCCCTTCAGCGAATCCCTTGCAGCCCGGACCCGCGACGCCCTGGTCCGCGAGAAGGACATCTCCGAGAAGAAGATGTTCGGCGGCCTGTGCTTCCTGCTTCACGGGAAGCTGCTGGTGGGCGTCTACGGAGACTCGCTGCTCCTGCGACTCGGACCGGACGGGGCGAAGGCGGCGTTGAAAGAACCGCACGTCAGGCAGATGGACATGGGCGGCAGGCCGATGAAGGGCTGGGTGATCGTCGAGCCGGAGGGCGTCGACGCCGACCGGCAGTTGGCGGGATGGATCGAGCGGGCGGTAGAATTCGTCATGACGATTCTTTGA